The following nucleotide sequence is from Drosophila kikkawai strain 14028-0561.14 chromosome 2L, DkikHiC1v2, whole genome shotgun sequence.
CTTGAACATTTGTGTTAAATCGCAACAATACACATATTTGTGCAGGCAGGCACTTTCTATTCGCACGGCTGCAGAGGCAGAGACCTGACTTCGATTTAAAACACTCTTCTCCCCTGCTCCCACACACACCTCGGACGGCACACACTCACCGCCCGTCACACTTTTCGCTTCACGCCACGCagcacaacaacaaacatTAAGCAGCCACTTCCGTTTCGGCTGTTCGGTGCTAAATTCGATCCAATGAAAACACTAATTAGCCAATTTGGGACTTGAAAAAGGCAAATATTTGCTCGTTTTGTGGAAACTATGATTTTCCACACCTTTGTTATAGTGGTGGAATTGGAATGCTATCGATAGCGGTGCAATCGCCGCCAATCGATATGTTGGTATATTCcggtatatttttaaaacgatTGGATTTTCTTTTCAGCAACGGTTTAGTGGCGACAACAAGTTGATTTTTCTTCAAAATTCAgttatattaatataagaaAACCAAATATTCTGAGAGGTGCAGTATTTCAATCGACCCGggctattaaataaaaaataactttaCAATTGATGGAACCCATTTTCCAATCACTAtagactttaaatttaaattaaattaactaataaaagtttaaaattgcGTTAACTGTTGTAAAagtataaaattttaaacagcTACCCGATTGTAATCGATTactttaatcaatttttgattGTTCGAAGCATCGATTGAATTCCACCTCTACAGCGGGGGTGCAAATGCACATGTATCAATATAGTAGGCTGTGAAAAGTTTGAGTGAAtggatattaaaattataaccaTTCGGCTTGAATATACAAACAAACATACATACTATATTTacaaaagccaaataaatCACTATAGTTAAAATTCTGCATTTGCCGTTAGTTTTATTGTAGGTAAGTTTTCGTCAACCAAAACCACAACCTTCACGCACACTCTGTAACCGAACGGAGGATGCCTCCGCCTCCATTTCCGTCTCCTCTTCTAGTTTGCCTATTTATTTACTTGGCGCAATTTTCGTGCTGGAAATGTAATCACGCCGATGTACTCTAAGGACAAGTGCCAGTGACCTAGATATTTTGGGAGCCCTGCGCCTGATACTCCgacaagcaacaacaacaccaccGTCGCCGTATCTCTGGCTCGAGCCTTAATCCTCTTACCGACCGACCGAGCGGTGTGCACAACCACACACAAAGTAAAGGTCACAAACCGCGCGAGGCAAGTAAGTTTCTGTACATTTGACCTGGTTTACCGAGTGGCTGCCCTGCGGCGGGAGGGGTGTGTTGACATGCACATGTACATGTTCACCGTTAGGGGGCCGGGGGGCCACATGTGACCTCTTCAGCGATTAATCTGCATCCGCAATCTCTCCTCTCCATTCCATCCCATCGAACGAATCATTAAATAATTGTAGGACTTTTTTGGTGGGTGGTAACCGCGCGAATCGAGcttatatgtgtgtgtgtgtgaccaGGACTGGACATGCGTAACAACAGTGGCTACAGCCTGGCCAGCAACAGTCtgaataacaacaacaacaactgtgCCCCCCAACAAAGCGCAGGATCACCTGCCGCCCGCGGCTTCTCCAATGTGGACAATACAACGCTTTATTACTGCAATTACGACAACTGTAACCTGAACGCCACCTGGAGCCGGagtcaaaatcaaaatcagaACCATCCGAACCTACAGCAACCGTCAAAGCGAATTCCCACCAAGCATGCCAGCAGATTTCACTACCAACAATCGGCGGCCAATTCGGCGCCGGACTCTTCGCTCTATGCTGATGCCTTTGCACAGCCATCGCTGATTAACCAGCGGATGATAGCTGGAAACAACAAGAGCTGCGAGTACCTTTACCACAAGAGCCATCGGCGagcagaggagcagcagcaacagcagtacAAGCTACTGCGTCCCTATGTCACTGccgacaaggagcagcagcagcgtcaaTCCATCGTTTACTTCGATCCGGAGCTTAAGAAACGGAAAGCCCGCTTGCCCGAGTATACGGACAATAGTCCGGATCGATATCGCGCCTCACCAGAGCTGACATGGGATGCCATACTGTAATTTTGCACAATTGCATTTATTGTTACTTGTTGTCCTGCTTGTTGAAAAAACTACATACAGTAACATAcaacacccacacccacacacacgtATTTGTATGTTTGTTGTGTTAGATATCACACAAAACTCTAGATAACTACCCATATATATTCCCAACAGAGACACTCATTGAACATAGATGTGTGTGTAAAAAATCCCATACTTAGGTCACTTCCTCCCACGAACCTAACCCACCTTCCTTCTGTTTCAGCAGCTCCGAACGTCCAACGCAGTATCACACCCATTATCAGCACTATTTCTCCTACTTTTACAACCGTGGAGGAGGCGAGCAGGAGCTTCTGTCCAATACCTCGTTTGCCTCCAATAATAGCCGCAAACTGCCAATGAGTAAATTTCAAAAGTCAGTCGCTGTAGCCGTCAGTCCTCGTGGAGATGCCAGCACCAATGACACCCTCATTAGTGGTCGCCGGGAGACTTCCGAGGAGCGCAGCTGGCCATCTCTCAAGTATGAAAAACATGTGCTGAAGGAAAAGCTCCCGAACAATGGTTTGGACACAGATTGTGGCTGGGTTGAGGCGGAGGATGATGGCGAGATTTACCGGGAAACCAAAGAAGTCTATGACGCATCTGTGGTAATTGATGGATTCGAACAGATTCATCGTCGCTATTGCCGTATTTCCGAGAATACGGCCATCGAGGATGCTGGAGATTGCTTActcaataacaataataatgaatTGAAATATGTACGTAAATCGGTGGTGGATCAGCCGGTGCCACGGCTGCCAATGACGCCAAAGAGGGTGAAAGGTGGCGCATCCGTGTCCGTCAAAAAGCCAATGCCCACAGTTCACCGAGTGCTGCTTTACAGCACGCAAAGTCCCAGGATGGGACGCAAGCAGCTAAGCAATCAGCGGAGTCTCAGTctgaagcagcagcaaggcaACAACAAGTCGCAGGGCGACGCACACACGGTAATTCTAATGGAGCCGGAAGCCAAGCCAGATGGCCAACGCAGTCCCGATGACTATGATCGCAACGAGGACTTTGATGACGACGATGACCTGGACAATCGTAAGGACTTCAAATGGAAGTTTTAAagccaatttattattttatttccccaCTTTACTTAGTTTCGAATTTCGATGAGAGCGACACGGCCAGTGTTCTCTCGGACACCGAGGACGGTTATCGTGCGCATGCCTACAAGCTAACGCATTCCACGGATCGCTTTACATCGCCCCAAAGCACGCCCAGCTATCTGTCTTCCCAGTCTTCCGAGGATGATCTTAAAAATCCCGATTCCCTGCTTGTGCCCAGTCTATTTCCCCACGTGCCGCCCTATCTGTCCTTCTCGTCAAACACCAAAAAGGGCCCGAGAGTGCCGCCAGAGCTTCATCGAGTGCTCAAGTGGCGCATTACAAATATAATGCCCAAGGTGGTGCGCCTTATACTGGCCAACAGCGGCATGAGGATGCTGAAGAGTGAGTTTTTCAGGccttcaaaaatataatttctcaATATTCAAACTCATTACAGAAACCAACGACTGGATGGGCGTGTGGGGCAAGCATTTAAAGTCGCCCTGCTTCAAGACCATTCGTTCGTATCAGAAAATCAATCACTTGCCCGGCTCATTTCGCATTGGGCGTAAGGATTCGTGCTGGAAGAATCTGCAGCGGCAGATGGGCAAGCATAGCAACAGGGAGTTTGGCTTTATGCCGCGCACCTACATTATTCCCAATGATCTGGGCGCCTTGAGACGTCACTGGCCAAAGTATGCTCAGCGCAACACCAAGTGGATTATAAAGCCACCGGCCAGCGCTCGTGGAGCGGGCATTCGGGTCATTAATCGATGGGGACAGATCCCTAAACGTAGGCCACTTATTGTCCAGAAGTAAGCTAATTTAAATTCGTTTATTAAGGTTtaaaaatcttatttaatGTGCTTGATTTTTAAAGGTATATTGAAAGACCACTTCTGATAAATGGCAGCAAGTTTGATCTGCGGCTGTATGTTCTGGTGACCTCTGTAAATCCTTTGCGGGTGTTTATGTACCACAATGGTCTGGCTCGATTTGCTTCTggtaattattttcttaaatttaattattagagctggaaattcattgtttttttaCCCACAGTTAAATACAGTGCCAAGACGGACACTTTAAACGATCGTTGCATGCACTTGACCAACTACAGCATCAACAAGTTCTCCTCCAACTATTCAAAGAACGAAGATGTCAATGCCTGCCATGGCCACAAGTGGACCATCAAGTCGCTGTGGCAGTACTTGGCCAATCGTGGTGTTCGCACGGATTGCCTATGGGAGGCCCTGCGCAGCTTGGTTCTTCGAACAATTCTCGCTGGCGAGAATGGCATAAATAGCATGATCCGGGCCAATGTGGAGTCCAAGTACAGTTGCTTTGAGCTTTTTGGCTTTGATGTGATTTTAGACTCAGACCTCGTTCCCTGGCTACTGGAAGTGAATATATCACCGAGCTTACACTCGGAACTGCCACTAGATGCTCATGTCAAGGCGCCGTTGGTGCAAGGCGTTCTCAACACGGCGTTGTACAATGTGAGTGGGATTTAAAAGCCTAGTGAAGagctttgtataaatatacatttgtatatatttataggtaCCTCCAAAACTATCTATGGATAAGCAAAAAGAACTGGCTGCCGAGTTCTCATTTCCGCCTGGCACACAAATGTGCTATGACAAGCgactttatattaattatttatcgcGAGAGGAAAAAGTGAAGCACAATACCTTCACCAGGAAGTCCATGGAAGACAGAAATGAGGTAAgttatttggtttatttattcttgtattatatttttatatttcatataattttcaTTAGTATGTCAACGAGATCCTGAATAACCTAACCCCTGATGACGTCCGCTGCTTGATCATTGCCGAGGATGAATTGGCGCGTTGTGCGCCACTAGAACGAATTTTTCCAACTGATCAAACCCATAAGTACCTTAAATACAATGACAGTCCAAGGTATTACAATCGCCTGCTGGATGCCTGGGAGTCGCGTTATGCTAACAATCGTACCGAGGGCATCGCGCTATTGCGCGACTATTGTCAAAACAAATATCATCTTCAGGTCCCAACACCGCCGGCCAAAAAGGTGAGATCTATATTCCTAAATGGTGCGAATGCTTTTCACAAGACTCATATAAATTCGAAAACTGAACAATGATTTTGTGTGATAGGTCAGGATGTTGTCATAAGTTTATATTCCCAATTTGGTTGTCTTATTCGTTATGTGTTATCACCAAAAATCAGTTTATTAagtatttgattttatattttaaaactattctatacacaacaaaatattaactatAATATGAATAATGTTTAAAGATCagtttaacaaaaaatatattcattacTCTCGAATTCTGTTAAATTTTGAGGGCTGTTGGAGATTTATACAATCGTTCTTTTGGCGCTGCCGAGCCCTTTGCCATCGTAAGTCTTATCTGTTGACCATTCAGGGTCTGagtaaaattcaattaaatcgaATATTTGTAGatagaaaatgaaaaacaaaaaaaacatttaaacaaaaacagtaAGCttgttataatatatatcgtattgtctttattttgaaatatacatatatccaggACAACAAAGTGTATTTGTCATCTCTGCCGGTTAACTACTTACCATAACGTAATAaatcttttgttttcctttataCAGTATTTAATGCCTAGGTAATTAATAACGAAGCTTAATTAAACCAAGTTCAAGTTACTTAAACCTAAACCATGTAGAAGGGATGGTCAAATAGTGATGTTCTTAGTTACAAATCGaaagtgttttttaataaatgtaatcGAAAGAATTTTAGAACTCTGGAAAGAGATGAAACCAATCATTtgtatttgcatttgcatttgcattgccCTCTTGTGTTTTTCGGTTCactataatttctttttattatgtCTCTgcgtatatgtacatataaatgaAGTATATTGAAGGTGATCACACTGCATACTCCTTACACCTGAGTCCAGAACACGAATTTCTTGCAACGCCAGGTGGGTGTCTTTTTCTCTGTGAACAGTAACTCTCAGCGCGGCTGTCCCATAACTTTAGCTTTACCAATATGCTCTCAATGCTGGCTTCGAAATCCATTAAAGGACATTTGTATATTTGGAACATTGCCAAAAATTAATGCGCTCAAAGAGATCTCTCCTAATCCATTGCGAAAGTAGTGTATGATTTCGTACTAAAAGTTTCATTTATTCCAATTAGACCGTTTTTAGTGCTTAGGATACCCCCAACCATGCCTTTATTTtgctttcatttaatttaatactaAAGCTCATTGAGAAATATTGATcaaagtttcattttcattcatGGATTTGCCAAAAAACAAGTGTAAATTACATAATATTGCCTTGATGGACAAGGCACTGATGGAGTTTAAACTTACCACATTTTAAGTAACTCGAAATAGTgtaaaaaaattactttttctCTCGATATACAACCCAAAATGTGCTGTTCATTCTTGGGAAACCCGAATAACCTTGGCCTACATCAtcaatttttttcatttttattttaagcttaGTCTTTAACAATTCATAGAAAAATCGCGATAGCTTTGAAAACACGGCAACCCTCTGCATTTCATCAgtgaattttttattcataattACCTTAGATAGTCATCAAATTGTAACTATACTTTTTGtacttattaaaatatatattttaagtatttaagttACCCCTTCATCCGGATCATTGCAATGCAATCGTTTTATATCTTTGATCAACATACAAATAGCCAATAGATTTTTATTGTCTCAACTTtatataaaatgcaaataaaatatcgatttcgttttggtgtaattgtaaatttgcaggATTACTTCATCAAGTTTATGAGATGGATTTTAAAGTGACAGTCGCTGCCATCGTATTATTGGTAGTCATTATCGTTATTGTTAGTGCAATTACCCTAGTCCtaattacatatgtatatatttgatatttaatattaatcaattcaaatgtatttgtaaatatagGTTACCgatgcaaaatatttaaatcaaaataatgtACTCTGTTGAGTAACATTCGACAAAATTGCTAAATTCGTAACTAAATTGTGatctggttttttttttgtaatagattggaagaaaaatagaatacgtatatatatgtatatttaattcatagatatattattattatgttgtAATTGAATTATTATAGTGTAAACTGCCAATCATTGAATCCCCAAATGAGGTGATGTTTACAAAACttgaattttaaagaaagtttaataaacaaaaacaaacgacTTACATTGAAAACGGTCGCctgatttaataaatatatataaagatgcAATTATTAAGTTAAAAACACACAGATTACAGGTCGTCTATTAACTTaacttaaacttttaaaagCTATTGCACAAGTGGACATTTTTTTAAGAGATCAATCCaagaagaaatatatttagtaaGTCAAGTCTGAActcatttaatatattttttgtttaactcAAAATAAGCCTTTGGAAAAAAGATAAAACTGAAGAAAATGGGTAAATTACTCTTAGAAAATATGGATGccaatgaaaattaattaattaaaaaaccaaattaatttttattgggaaTTCATGTTTATTATTGTGCAACACTtcagaatatttaaaatgttagacacatacatattttttcgTGTTAAACACACTGACAAAACGGCTTGAATAGCTCTTAGCTAATGGATGGTTAGTTAAAAcgtaatattttaactttagGATACAATTGATAGGAATTATAACTGTTGTTAGATctgtttttattctttatcataaattaaatatgacaAGTGGGTAAGTATTTGTCTGTCTGTCGCTTTGTTAGTCGATTTTGTcgtatttattgattttgtttaaatattaacgtaatgtattttttattatttgaattggttggtttataaataaaataaattgtggAATATTACagataattaataaaatattcttcACACTTTCATAATTAccaatcaataaataattattttaattattttttcaataaaaatctctaataataataataataggcATCCCTATgagataataaattattacttaaatattcCAGCATGCTGTTTTGTAGGGTATaggtaatttttttctttaaaacttattattattttaagtacTGCATGCAGGATTCCTGGACAGATCTGAGATTCATCTTTATTTTGTAGGATTAAAAAGAATTGGCTCTACCGATTCCCTTTCTTTGTAAATAGCTTTTGATAACATTTAGGAAACCCTTTTTTctacttaatatatattaaaaataaagatttgcATATAGTAAAATTTGAAGCCTTTGCCTTTTAACACAGGACTCGAACGATGAAGAAATCAACCCAACGACGAAACCAGAAACTGTTCAAGATGGCAACAATTCGTAGCATTAGCCACTCCCCAATGTTTTACAATCCATCATATTCATTTAAACAGGTAAGCACTGATAATGTCCGTATAAAATTATACCAACTAAATGAAGTATTCTTCTTTTATTACAGACTTCATACAACATCAGGAAATAGCTTATTTGGAAAACCATCttcgatttttaaattgaattttaggATGGATTTCGGTGGTCTTCCGTATTTTCGGTACCTAAGAAATTTATATGTAACTCTAGTGTAATTAGAACAAAAAGTTATACagtgaattattaaattatatgttATTTGAATGAATTAATacgttttataaattatagatttttttccaCTCCCCGAGAAACTCTTAGCAAATACAGCGAAATGGGATAAACTAAAAAAGGTCATTTATTGAAACTTCATTTGAGGAATTACATGTAATGTGTTGGAACATAAAATTGTCAGTTGGCCCTTCAGCCTTGTGAttacattttcaataaatttaatagtcagttttttttaaagaaagtaTAGTTGATTATTCAAGCCTGCAGCCGGTGCACGGTTGATGCTCTCCGCTACCAAGAAGGCCAGCTTATGAGCGTATTGGCACACAGCTGGTACGCGGCAAGTGGCGGAGTAATTGTAATACATGTGGGTCATCTTGTAGGACAAAATTTGGAGCTTGTCGGCACTTAAGCCCATATTGTCGTGGATGACATTGTAGTTGGTGGGCGACAC
It contains:
- the TTLL4A gene encoding tubulin monoglutamylase TTLL4 isoform X3; this translates as MSKFQKSVAVAVSPRGDASTNDTLISGRRETSEERSWPSLKYEKHVLKEKLPNNGLDTDCGWVEAEDDGEIYRETKEVYDASVVIDGFEQIHRRYCRISENTAIEDAGDCLLNNNNNELKYVRKSVVDQPVPRLPMTPKRVKGGASVSVKKPMPTVHRVLLYSTQSPRMGRKQLSNQRSLSLKQQQGNNKSQGDAHTVILMEPEAKPDGQRSPDDYDRNEDFDDDDDLDNLSNFDESDTASVLSDTEDGYRAHAYKLTHSTDRFTSPQSTPSYLSSQSSEDDLKNPDSLLVPSLFPHVPPYLSFSSNTKKGPRVPPELHRVLKWRITNIMPKVVRLILANSGMRMLKKTNDWMGVWGKHLKSPCFKTIRSYQKINHLPGSFRIGRKDSCWKNLQRQMGKHSNREFGFMPRTYIIPNDLGALRRHWPKYAQRNTKWIIKPPASARGAGIRVINRWGQIPKRRPLIVQKYIERPLLINGSKFDLRLYVLVTSVNPLRVFMYHNGLARFASVKYSAKTDTLNDRCMHLTNYSINKFSSNYSKNEDVNACHGHKWTIKSLWQYLANRGVRTDCLWEALRSLVLRTILAGENGINSMIRANVESKYSCFELFGFDVILDSDLVPWLLEVNISPSLHSELPLDAHVKAPLVQGVLNTALYNVPPKLSMDKQKELAAEFSFPPGTQMCYDKRLYINYLSREEKVKHNTFTRKSMEDRNEYVNEILNNLTPDDVRCLIIAEDELARCAPLERIFPTDQTHKYLKYNDSPRYYNRLLDAWESRYANNRTEGIALLRDYCQNKYHLQVPTPPAKKDSNDEEINPTTKPETVQDGNNS
- the TTLL4A gene encoding tubulin polyglutamylase ttll-4 isoform X2; protein product: MRNNSGYSLASNSLNNNNNNCAPQQSAGSPAARGFSNVDNTTLYYCNYDNCNLNATWSRSQNQNQNHPNLQQPSKRIPTKHASRFHYQQSAANSAPDSSLYADAFAQPSLINQRMIAGNNKSCEYLYHKSHRRAEEQQQQQYKLLRPYVTADKEQQQRQSIVYFDPELKKRKARLPEYTDNSPDRYRASPELTWDAILSERPTQYHTHYQHYFSYFYNRGGGEQELLSNTSFASNNSRKLPMSKFQKSVAVAVSPRGDASTNDTLISGRRETSEERSWPSLKYEKHVLKEKLPNNGLDTDCGWVEAEDDGEIYRETKEVYDASVVIDGFEQIHRRYCRISENTAIEDAGDCLLNNNNNELKYVRKSVVDQPVPRLPMTPKRVKGGASVSVKKPMPTVHRVLLYSTQSPRMGRKQLSNQRSLSLKQQQGNNKSQGDAHTVILMEPEAKPDGQRSPDDYDRNEDFDDDDDLDNLSNFDESDTASVLSDTEDGYRAHAYKLTHSTDRFTSPQSTPSYLSSQSSEDDLKNPDSLLVPSLFPHVPPYLSFSSNTKKGPRVPPELHRVLKWRITNIMPKVVRLILANSGMRMLKKTNDWMGVWGKHLKSPCFKTIRSYQKINHLPGSFRIGRKDSCWKNLQRQMGKHSNREFGFMPRTYIIPNDLGALRRHWPKYAQRNTKWIIKPPASARGAGIRVINRWGQIPKRRPLIVQKYIERPLLINGSKFDLRLYVLVTSVNPLRVFMYHNGLARFASVKYSAKTDTLNDRCMHLTNYSINKFSSNYSKNEDVNACHGHKWTIKSLWQYLANRGVRTDCLWEALRSLVLRTILAGENGINSMIRANVESKYSCFELFGFDVILDSDLVPWLLEVNISPSLHSELPLDAHVKAPLVQGVLNTALYNVPPKLSMDKQKELAAEFSFPPGTQMCYDKRLYINYLSREEKVKHNTFTRKSMEDRNEYVNEILNNLTPDDVRCLIIAEDELARCAPLERIFPTDQTHKYLKYNDSPRYYNRLLDAWESRYANNRTEGIALLRDYCQNKYHLQVPTPPAKKDSNDEEINPTTKPETVQDGNNS
- the TTLL4A gene encoding tubulin polyglutamylase ttll-4 isoform X1, encoding MRNNSGYSLASNSLNNNNNNCAPQQSAGSPAARGFSNVDNTTLYYCNYDNCNLNATWSRSQNQNQNHPNLQQPSKRIPTKHASRFHYQQSAANSAPDSSLYADAFAQPSLINQRMIAGNNKSCEYLYHKSHRRAEEQQQQQYKLLRPYVTADKEQQQRQSIVYFDPELKKRKARLPEYTDNSPDRYRASPELTWDAILSSERPTQYHTHYQHYFSYFYNRGGGEQELLSNTSFASNNSRKLPMSKFQKSVAVAVSPRGDASTNDTLISGRRETSEERSWPSLKYEKHVLKEKLPNNGLDTDCGWVEAEDDGEIYRETKEVYDASVVIDGFEQIHRRYCRISENTAIEDAGDCLLNNNNNELKYVRKSVVDQPVPRLPMTPKRVKGGASVSVKKPMPTVHRVLLYSTQSPRMGRKQLSNQRSLSLKQQQGNNKSQGDAHTVILMEPEAKPDGQRSPDDYDRNEDFDDDDDLDNLSNFDESDTASVLSDTEDGYRAHAYKLTHSTDRFTSPQSTPSYLSSQSSEDDLKNPDSLLVPSLFPHVPPYLSFSSNTKKGPRVPPELHRVLKWRITNIMPKVVRLILANSGMRMLKKTNDWMGVWGKHLKSPCFKTIRSYQKINHLPGSFRIGRKDSCWKNLQRQMGKHSNREFGFMPRTYIIPNDLGALRRHWPKYAQRNTKWIIKPPASARGAGIRVINRWGQIPKRRPLIVQKYIERPLLINGSKFDLRLYVLVTSVNPLRVFMYHNGLARFASVKYSAKTDTLNDRCMHLTNYSINKFSSNYSKNEDVNACHGHKWTIKSLWQYLANRGVRTDCLWEALRSLVLRTILAGENGINSMIRANVESKYSCFELFGFDVILDSDLVPWLLEVNISPSLHSELPLDAHVKAPLVQGVLNTALYNVPPKLSMDKQKELAAEFSFPPGTQMCYDKRLYINYLSREEKVKHNTFTRKSMEDRNEYVNEILNNLTPDDVRCLIIAEDELARCAPLERIFPTDQTHKYLKYNDSPRYYNRLLDAWESRYANNRTEGIALLRDYCQNKYHLQVPTPPAKKDSNDEEINPTTKPETVQDGNNS